A genome region from Bradyrhizobium sp. WSM1417 includes the following:
- a CDS encoding enoyl-CoA hydratase/isomerase family protein: MSTYKDIGVEKVGHVGTIEIRRPPLNFFDISLINQIADALDEFDRDIEIRASVLSAQGKAFCAGANFQDPARQAQEAREADKTAKGDPADSLGAINHLYIQAVRIFRAKKPIVAAVQGAAIGGGLGLAVSADFRVTCPEARFSANFTKLGFHPGFGLTVTLPELIGKNNAELMFYTSRRVTGEEAFKCGLANELVPQDQVKAAALKLAGEIAECSPLGLVSTRATMRAGLADRVMAATNHELEEQTRLRATEDFKEGVKATEERRVANFRGR, translated from the coding sequence ATGAGCACCTATAAAGATATCGGCGTCGAAAAAGTGGGTCACGTCGGCACCATCGAGATCCGCCGCCCGCCGCTCAACTTCTTCGACATTTCGCTGATCAACCAGATCGCGGACGCGCTCGACGAGTTCGATCGCGACATCGAGATTCGCGCCTCGGTGCTGTCGGCGCAGGGCAAGGCATTCTGCGCCGGCGCCAATTTCCAGGACCCGGCACGGCAGGCCCAAGAGGCGCGCGAAGCCGATAAGACGGCCAAGGGCGATCCGGCCGACAGCCTCGGCGCGATCAACCATCTCTACATCCAGGCGGTGCGCATCTTCCGCGCCAAGAAGCCGATCGTCGCCGCCGTGCAGGGCGCTGCCATCGGCGGCGGATTGGGCCTCGCGGTCTCGGCGGACTTCCGGGTCACCTGCCCCGAAGCGCGCTTCTCCGCGAACTTTACCAAGCTCGGCTTCCATCCCGGCTTCGGCCTGACCGTGACGCTGCCCGAGCTGATCGGCAAGAACAACGCCGAGCTGATGTTCTACACCAGCCGCCGCGTCACCGGCGAAGAGGCCTTCAAATGCGGCCTCGCCAACGAACTGGTGCCGCAGGACCAGGTCAAGGCGGCCGCACTGAAGCTCGCCGGCGAAATCGCCGAATGCTCCCCGCTCGGCCTCGTCTCCACCCGCGCCACGATGCGCGCCGGGTTGGCCGATCGCGTCATGGCGGCGACCAATCACGAGCTCGAGGAGCAGACCCGCCTGCGCGCGACGGAAGATTTCAAGGAAGGCGTGAAGGCCACGGAGGAGCGGCGCGTCGCGAATTTCAGGGGGCGGTAG
- a CDS encoding acyl-CoA dehydrogenase family protein, with protein sequence MAESDNIVVETAEKIFADLADPQTVNNDKKDSWQAPLWQALSEAGLPLAWVPDDLGGSGASLADGFALLNAAGRFAVAVPLAETMLAGWLLAQAKIASPEGEMTVLPASPKDRITRDAGGALSGRARGVPFAKAAKHFAVLAHGKDGASIALVDAGRGRIETGLNVGYDHSDTVTLDKVQPVTIKPAPKGFDQTTMMLMGGVARSLQIAGALESMLDISVRYSNERVAFEKKISKFQAVQHNLARLAGESAAALAAATSAADAIANARSFDDAVYLEAASAKIRCSEAAEKGGAIAHQVHGAIGFTLEHILHRYSLRALAWRDDFGSESHWAVELGKLIANRGADELWPLVASR encoded by the coding sequence GTGGCGGAGAGTGACAATATCGTCGTCGAGACTGCGGAGAAAATCTTCGCCGATCTCGCCGATCCGCAGACCGTCAACAACGACAAGAAGGATTCATGGCAGGCGCCGCTGTGGCAGGCGCTGAGCGAAGCCGGCTTGCCGTTGGCCTGGGTGCCCGACGATCTCGGCGGCTCCGGCGCGAGCCTAGCCGACGGCTTTGCGCTGCTGAACGCCGCCGGCCGTTTCGCCGTCGCGGTTCCCTTGGCCGAGACCATGCTGGCCGGCTGGCTGCTGGCGCAGGCGAAGATCGCATCCCCCGAAGGAGAGATGACGGTGCTGCCGGCGTCGCCCAAGGATCGCATCACCCGCGACGCCGGCGGCGCGCTCTCCGGCCGCGCCCGCGGCGTGCCCTTCGCAAAGGCGGCAAAGCACTTCGCGGTGCTGGCCCACGGCAAGGACGGCGCCTCGATCGCGCTGGTCGATGCGGGCAGGGGTCGGATCGAGACCGGACTCAATGTCGGCTACGACCACAGCGACACCGTCACGCTCGACAAGGTCCAGCCCGTCACCATCAAACCCGCCCCAAAGGGCTTCGACCAGACCACAATGATGCTGATGGGCGGCGTCGCGCGCAGCCTTCAGATCGCGGGCGCGCTGGAATCGATGCTCGACATCTCCGTGCGCTATTCCAACGAGCGCGTCGCCTTCGAGAAGAAGATCTCCAAATTTCAGGCGGTGCAGCACAACCTCGCCCGCCTCGCCGGCGAGTCGGCTGCCGCCCTTGCCGCGGCGACCTCGGCCGCCGATGCCATCGCCAACGCAAGATCGTTCGACGACGCGGTCTATCTCGAAGCCGCCTCGGCAAAAATCCGCTGCTCGGAAGCCGCGGAAAAGGGCGGCGCGATCGCGCACCAGGTCCACGGCGCGATCGGCTTCACCCTGGAGCACATCCTGCACCGCTACTCGCTGCGGGCGCTGGCCTGGCGCGACGATTTCGGTTCGGAAAGCCACTGGGCCGTCGAGCTCGGCAAGCTCATTGCCAACCGCGGCGCCGACGAATTGTGGCCGCTCGTGGCTTCGCGCTGA
- a CDS encoding acyl-CoA dehydrogenase family protein, whose product MTAALRFDPIRLPEKCEQLRKEVRAFLAEEIAAGTFDPHKPNREDTDAPEFSRRVGAKGWLGMTWPKKYGGQERSFLERYVVTEEMRVANAPTRRFFVADRQSGPVLIKYAPEHIKMDILPRICRGEICFAIGMSEPNSGSDLFAAKTRATKTDGGYLINGTKIWTSSAHIADYMIAIFRTSQPTKENRRHGLTQFLVKMKQPGIQVNPIGQITGQYEFNEVVFTDFFVPDDHVLGEVDGAWKQATSELAYERSGPERFLETYYVLTELVRAVGPNPDTRSAEGIGRLVAQLHTMRRMSVSVAGMLQAGKEPVVEASIVKDIGTVWEQQLPHRVRDLAAFVEETATNRETLERQLDFAIKTAPKLTIQGGTTEVLRGIIARGLGLR is encoded by the coding sequence ATGACCGCTGCCCTCCGTTTCGATCCGATCCGCCTGCCCGAGAAATGCGAGCAATTGCGCAAGGAAGTGCGCGCTTTCCTCGCGGAGGAAATCGCCGCCGGCACCTTCGATCCGCACAAGCCCAACCGCGAAGACACCGACGCGCCGGAATTTTCCCGCCGGGTCGGCGCCAAGGGTTGGCTCGGCATGACATGGCCGAAAAAATATGGCGGCCAGGAGCGCTCCTTCCTGGAGCGCTACGTCGTGACCGAGGAGATGCGCGTTGCCAACGCGCCGACGCGGCGGTTCTTCGTCGCCGACCGCCAGAGCGGGCCGGTGCTGATCAAGTACGCGCCTGAACACATCAAGATGGACATCCTGCCGCGCATCTGCCGCGGCGAGATCTGCTTCGCGATCGGCATGAGCGAGCCGAACTCCGGCTCGGACCTGTTCGCCGCGAAGACGCGCGCGACCAAGACCGACGGCGGCTATCTCATCAACGGCACCAAGATCTGGACCTCGTCGGCGCACATCGCCGACTACATGATCGCGATCTTCCGGACGTCGCAGCCGACCAAGGAAAACCGACGTCACGGCCTGACCCAGTTCCTGGTCAAGATGAAGCAGCCGGGCATCCAGGTGAACCCGATCGGCCAGATCACCGGCCAGTACGAGTTCAACGAGGTCGTCTTCACCGATTTCTTCGTGCCCGACGATCATGTGCTCGGCGAAGTCGACGGCGCCTGGAAGCAGGCCACCAGCGAGCTCGCTTATGAGCGTTCGGGCCCCGAGCGCTTTCTGGAGACCTATTACGTGCTGACCGAGCTGGTTCGCGCCGTTGGTCCCAATCCGGACACGCGCAGCGCCGAAGGCATCGGCCGGCTGGTGGCGCAGCTCCACACCATGCGGCGCATGTCGGTCTCGGTCGCGGGCATGCTGCAAGCCGGCAAGGAGCCGGTCGTCGAAGCGTCTATCGTCAAGGACATCGGCACGGTGTGGGAGCAGCAGCTGCCGCACCGCGTGCGCGATCTCGCCGCCTTCGTCGAGGAGACCGCGACCAACCGCGAGACGCTGGAGCGGCAGCTCGACTTCGCCATCAAGACCGCGCCGAAACTCACCATCCAGGGCGGCACCACCGAGGTGCTGCGCGGCATCATCGCCCGCGGGCTTGGTTTGCGCTAA